A section of the Spirosoma pollinicola genome encodes:
- a CDS encoding TonB-dependent receptor, giving the protein MKKREPVRTGYSPSRPATRLMRFLNLSLAQLFLLVACMNFSFAFNRDGQDLMNRTVTLKVENQRLRVVLSQIEQQTAARFVYSSKSININQPITIAVTEKRLNETLIDLLKPLKLTYRLVGGQIVLEADSESHTRIGVGSEAADRAISGTVTDEKKTGLPGVSVVVKGSNRGSTTDANGQFKLTIPDGDGIVLTFSFVGYQSQDVPVGSQASISVSMTPDVSALDEVVVIGYGAVRKKDLTGSVVQLKGEQLKEVPTSNVLEAAQGKIAGADITRSSGQAGARVNISIRGNRSIGGNNSPLIIVDGIQYSNLEDINSNDIETMDVLKDASSTAIYGSRGSNGVILITTKKGRSGKPDISFNAYSGISQATMYPKAMDITAFRDFKREAWRAGGVWKSPADDAAIFTNVAEYDALQKGLWTDYQDALIHNGLQQDYQVGIRAGTDRLKSYVSVDYFNEKGILKLDELKRYTGRLNVDFTINDWMKIGLQSQLTYYNQSVRRDPLNQANKISPLGSLYDANGNFNYIMLDGQTANPLSDEQPNVFNNTVLTTRVLTNGYLELTPLKGLMIRSTLGVNLSSIRDGAYSSPKSIDRSLTGKSLATYNTSSSRSLNWENVVTYQRTLGQHAVTLTGIASYLSNSSDNSSASGVNQLLPSQLFYSIGSATEEIKINSAYTQNNLVSFAGRLNYAYRDRYLLTVTAREDGSSKLAPGNKWTFFPSAALAWRIIEEKFMQGVKGFSDLKLRASYGVAGNDPSGPYATQTTLTRIAFGYDEAAAPAYTFSRNVGNMALGWELSYTKNIGLDFGLFNGRINTSVDYYDTRTQDLLLDRGLPPTTGVTTVKQNIGKTRNRGVEVTLGSTNIRTSSLSWTSNVTFTRNKEEITELVTGSNDIGNGWFVGSPISVYYDYEKLGIWQTSEADLATKLSPTQLPGEIKVRDQNGDGKIDAVNDRIILGTPRPKWSGGFDNTVKFKGFDLNVFLYARIGQMINSDRSARFDQQGVGNSTAGLDYWTPENPTNAYPRPNKNGGLKYLSTLGYVDGTFARIRNITLAYNVPVKVLPKAIRGVRLYVTGKNLFTFTRLNYDPERGGSENFPMTKLYVFGLNVNL; this is encoded by the coding sequence ATGAAAAAAAGAGAACCTGTACGTACAGGCTACTCGCCGAGCCGACCTGCTACCCGGCTGATGCGGTTTCTGAATTTATCGCTTGCTCAACTCTTTCTGCTGGTAGCCTGTATGAATTTTTCGTTCGCCTTCAATAGGGATGGACAGGATTTGATGAACCGAACGGTTACGCTCAAGGTCGAAAACCAGCGGCTCCGCGTAGTGCTATCGCAAATTGAACAGCAGACGGCTGCCCGTTTCGTGTATAGTTCGAAGTCGATCAACATCAATCAGCCGATAACGATTGCCGTTACCGAAAAACGCCTGAACGAAACGTTGATCGATTTACTTAAGCCGCTGAAATTGACGTATCGACTGGTGGGTGGGCAAATTGTGCTGGAAGCCGATTCTGAATCACACACACGTATCGGCGTAGGTAGCGAAGCGGCTGACCGCGCGATATCGGGTACCGTAACCGACGAGAAAAAAACAGGGTTACCGGGCGTAAGTGTTGTTGTAAAAGGGTCTAATCGCGGTTCGACAACGGACGCAAATGGACAATTCAAGTTAACGATACCGGATGGAGATGGCATAGTACTGACCTTTTCGTTTGTCGGTTATCAAAGTCAAGACGTGCCGGTGGGTAGTCAGGCGAGCATCAGCGTATCAATGACCCCCGACGTTTCTGCACTGGACGAAGTTGTCGTGATCGGGTATGGTGCTGTTCGTAAAAAAGATTTGACCGGCTCCGTTGTTCAACTCAAAGGCGAGCAACTTAAGGAAGTGCCGACATCCAATGTTCTGGAAGCGGCTCAGGGAAAAATTGCCGGTGCCGACATCACCCGAAGTAGTGGTCAGGCGGGTGCCCGGGTGAACATCTCGATTCGCGGCAACCGCTCCATTGGTGGCAACAACTCCCCGCTGATTATTGTGGATGGTATTCAGTACAGCAATCTGGAGGATATCAACTCCAACGATATCGAGACGATGGATGTGCTGAAAGATGCCTCGTCTACCGCGATCTACGGTTCGCGGGGGTCGAACGGGGTTATTTTGATCACCACAAAAAAAGGTCGTTCGGGCAAACCAGACATATCGTTCAATGCCTATTCCGGAATTTCGCAGGCAACGATGTATCCGAAGGCGATGGACATCACTGCGTTCCGGGATTTCAAACGGGAAGCCTGGCGGGCGGGTGGCGTCTGGAAAAGTCCGGCCGATGATGCCGCTATTTTTACGAATGTGGCTGAATATGATGCGTTACAAAAAGGCCTCTGGACTGACTATCAGGATGCGCTGATTCATAATGGCCTGCAACAGGATTATCAGGTCGGAATTCGGGCCGGTACCGACCGATTAAAGTCGTATGTATCAGTTGATTATTTCAATGAAAAAGGAATTCTGAAACTGGATGAGCTGAAGCGCTATACCGGACGACTCAATGTTGATTTTACGATTAACGACTGGATGAAAATCGGTCTGCAAAGTCAATTGACCTATTATAACCAGAGCGTTCGGCGAGATCCGCTTAACCAGGCCAATAAAATCAGCCCGCTTGGATCACTGTACGATGCCAATGGCAATTTTAACTACATCATGCTGGATGGCCAAACAGCTAATCCACTCTCCGACGAACAGCCCAACGTATTCAATAACACCGTGTTGACAACCCGGGTGTTAACGAACGGCTACCTGGAGTTGACGCCTTTGAAAGGCCTGATGATTCGGAGTACTCTAGGTGTGAATCTGTCTTCTATTCGGGATGGAGCGTATTCATCGCCGAAATCCATTGACCGCTCCCTCACGGGTAAATCACTGGCGACTTATAACACCAGCAGCAGCCGGAGCCTGAACTGGGAAAACGTAGTGACCTACCAGCGAACGTTGGGCCAACATGCCGTTACCTTAACAGGTATTGCCAGCTACCTGAGTAATTCATCCGACAATTCATCGGCATCGGGTGTTAACCAGTTGTTGCCGTCGCAGTTGTTCTATTCCATCGGCAGTGCCACGGAGGAAATCAAGATCAATTCAGCTTATACGCAAAACAACCTGGTGTCGTTTGCTGGTCGGTTAAATTATGCCTACCGGGATCGGTACCTGCTCACGGTGACGGCTCGTGAAGACGGTTCATCGAAACTGGCCCCGGGTAACAAATGGACGTTCTTCCCATCGGCGGCCCTGGCGTGGCGCATCATCGAAGAGAAGTTTATGCAGGGTGTCAAGGGGTTTAGTGATCTGAAGCTACGGGCTAGCTACGGTGTGGCCGGTAATGATCCATCGGGTCCGTATGCTACGCAAACGACGCTGACCCGGATCGCCTTTGGTTATGATGAAGCGGCAGCCCCCGCCTACACGTTCTCCCGGAACGTGGGTAATATGGCCCTGGGTTGGGAACTGTCGTATACGAAAAATATAGGCCTTGATTTCGGATTGTTCAATGGTCGAATCAACACCTCCGTCGATTATTACGATACCCGCACGCAGGACCTATTGCTGGACCGTGGTCTGCCGCCAACAACCGGGGTGACGACGGTGAAGCAAAACATTGGCAAAACCCGCAACCGGGGTGTCGAAGTTACACTGGGAAGCACCAACATACGAACGTCAAGCCTAAGCTGGACCAGCAACGTCACCTTCACCAGAAATAAGGAAGAGATTACCGAACTGGTGACGGGCAGCAATGACATTGGTAATGGCTGGTTTGTCGGTTCGCCCATCAGCGTGTATTACGATTACGAAAAACTGGGTATCTGGCAAACTTCCGAAGCTGATCTGGCCACGAAACTCTCGCCAACCCAGCTACCCGGCGAAATAAAAGTCAGAGACCAGAACGGCGACGGAAAGATCGACGCCGTCAATGACCGGATTATTCTGGGAACACCCCGGCCCAAATGGAGTGGCGGTTTCGACAACACCGTCAAATTCAAAGGATTTGATCTGAATGTATTCCTATATGCCCGTATCGGACAGATGATTAACTCCGATCGCTCGGCCCGCTTCGATCAACAGGGTGTTGGCAACAGTACGGCAGGTCTGGACTATTGGACACCCGAAAATCCGACCAATGCCTACCCACGGCCCAATAAGAATGGTGGTCTGAAATACCTGTCGACTCTAGGCTACGTAGATGGTACTTTCGCCCGGATTCGGAATATTACGCTGGCCTACAATGTGCCGGTTAAAGTATTGCCAAAGGCCATTCGTGGGGTACGGCTTTATGTGACGGGCAAGAACCTGTTCACGTTTACCAGGCTGAACTACGACCCGGAGCGGGGTGGTTCTGAAAACTTCCCTATGACCAAGCTCTATGTATTTGGCCTGAACGTCAATCTATAA
- a CDS encoding FecR family protein — MSRKKFGQLLQKYLRGECTPREKLFVEHWYGLLETETGESGQEIDLAELEGRLWNQIQQKMDTNELADETPVIPIRTVSYRWLGIAASLILVGIWFYAKNPIDLKSIYPLTANSQTDWIERSNKSAQPLAIRLEDGSTVQLAPKSSLRFPKRFAVENRTVYLTGDAFFSIQKMPSRPFYIHTDKVVTKVLGTSFFIRTLLTNSQVRVEVVTGRVTVYKEEEEKEASPNRVVLSPNQTATFYSREDHLVTGLVDSPKLIKPVVSDQKPLTFQFDDAPLAEVLATLEQAYGINIDVVNDQLKNCPLTADLTNQPLYTQLDIICAALKSTYEIKGTTILINGKGCI, encoded by the coding sequence ATGAGCCGGAAGAAGTTTGGGCAGCTTTTACAAAAGTATCTACGCGGTGAATGTACACCCCGGGAAAAGCTTTTTGTTGAACATTGGTACGGCCTGCTGGAGACGGAAACCGGTGAGTCAGGTCAGGAAATCGATTTAGCTGAGTTGGAAGGTCGTCTGTGGAATCAGATACAACAAAAAATGGATACCAACGAACTGGCTGACGAGACGCCGGTTATACCAATCCGAACAGTTAGCTATCGTTGGCTAGGTATTGCGGCATCGCTCATTTTGGTTGGTATCTGGTTCTATGCGAAGAATCCCATTGATCTGAAATCCATTTATCCGCTCACCGCCAATTCGCAAACGGACTGGATTGAACGGTCGAACAAGTCGGCCCAACCTCTGGCGATACGCCTGGAAGATGGGAGTACCGTTCAACTGGCGCCTAAAAGTTCGCTTCGATTTCCTAAACGCTTCGCCGTCGAAAACCGAACGGTGTACCTGACGGGTGATGCATTTTTCTCGATTCAAAAGATGCCATCCCGCCCGTTCTATATCCACACCGATAAGGTTGTGACAAAAGTATTGGGCACCAGCTTCTTCATTCGAACGCTGCTGACTAACAGCCAAGTACGAGTGGAAGTCGTTACGGGTCGGGTTACGGTCTACAAAGAGGAAGAGGAGAAGGAAGCCTCACCAAATAGGGTTGTTCTGAGTCCCAATCAGACGGCTACGTTTTACAGTAGAGAGGATCACCTGGTAACGGGACTCGTCGACTCCCCCAAACTTATTAAGCCAGTAGTCAGTGACCAGAAACCATTGACGTTCCAGTTTGACGATGCACCGCTGGCGGAGGTTCTGGCAACGCTCGAACAAGCGTATGGAATCAATATCGACGTTGTAAACGATCAGCTGAAAAACTGTCCGCTTACCGCCGATCTGACTAATCAGCCACTCTACACGCAACTGGATATCATCTGCGCAGCACTAAAATCCACGTACGAAATTAAGGGAACCACAATCCTGATCAATGGGAAGGGGTGTATCTAG
- a CDS encoding RNA polymerase sigma factor codes for MNYKSLPDELLVIYLRNGDQMAFREIYQRYWKKLYNVARRKVQDLEAVEELVQDIFLRLWERRGSLRIDRLDAYLFTAIRYAIINHIKATLVQEKYAGYAFASYNEALFTTDDQMDLDELMNAVEQHLTDLPEKTRQIFRLSRLECQTVKEISSQLKVPERTVEYHISKAIKTLRHYLRDYLLIGLFMNLFL; via the coding sequence GTGAATTATAAATCGCTACCTGACGAACTATTGGTTATCTATCTCAGGAACGGAGATCAGATGGCCTTTCGAGAGATTTACCAGCGCTATTGGAAAAAACTGTACAATGTTGCCCGACGCAAAGTTCAAGATCTGGAGGCTGTGGAAGAGCTTGTCCAGGATATTTTCCTTCGCTTATGGGAACGCCGTGGGTCGTTACGAATCGATCGGTTAGATGCCTATTTGTTTACCGCTATTCGATACGCTATCATTAATCATATAAAGGCAACGCTGGTTCAGGAAAAATACGCGGGCTATGCGTTTGCCTCCTACAACGAAGCATTATTTACGACAGACGATCAGATGGATCTGGACGAATTGATGAATGCCGTGGAGCAGCATTTGACTGATTTACCAGAAAAGACCCGTCAAATATTTCGCCTGAGTCGCCTGGAATGCCAGACCGTCAAAGAGATTTCTTCCCAACTGAAAGTTCCGGAGCGGACGGTCGAATACCACATCAGCAAGGCCATCAAAACGCTCCGTCATTACCTCCGCGATTACCTGTTGATCGGTCTATTTATGAATTTGTTTCTGTGA
- a CDS encoding RagB/SusD family nutrient uptake outer membrane protein: MKAFLKKTGLLTLSLLTLFSCKDALEEYNPSGLTAETVYTTPEGFETLVNAAYSYQRWWYGKEEGYNIAETGTDIWTSGTGEVYRDLTQYLNLQGSNTALANEWREFYAAINLCNGGISRIDKAGLSATLRPIREGELRFLRAFYYWHIVETWGGVHFTTQETNGIVSTANRTPVETFYNQIFEDLKIAAANLPITQPQYGKVTKGAAQAFLARMYLTRGMNKEALEMAQAVLANTNYKLEANYADLWKMSNLKTKEAIYVVDYSVNLALNDLVNTTFNPYGHGRGSNNAHLLFLMKYDDRPGMTRDIQNGRPFNRYMPTRFLLDLYGDNDARYEGSFNEVWFANATTRPAGMNLGDTAVYCSRKEIPDAFEATRKYQTYDRSKIYNANGTAKDNLRYPSLSKFMDPTRASLNEAQSARDVFVIRLAEVYLIAAEAQMKLGNLQAAADYINVLRTRAAKSGKAAAMQITPAQVTLDFILDERARELAGEQIRWFDLKRTGKLLERIRANAPDNAVNLQDFQVLRPIPQTQLDAITNKTEFTQNQGYQ, translated from the coding sequence ATGAAGGCATTCCTAAAAAAAACGGGGTTATTGACATTGTCTCTGCTAACCCTTTTCTCGTGTAAAGACGCACTGGAAGAATATAATCCCAGTGGGTTGACCGCCGAAACCGTGTATACGACACCCGAAGGATTCGAAACACTAGTCAATGCGGCCTATTCATATCAACGCTGGTGGTATGGGAAAGAAGAAGGGTATAATATTGCTGAAACGGGAACCGATATCTGGACGAGTGGAACAGGGGAAGTTTACCGCGATTTGACCCAATACCTCAATCTTCAGGGAAGCAATACTGCTTTGGCTAACGAATGGCGGGAGTTTTACGCTGCGATCAATCTTTGCAATGGCGGCATAAGCCGGATCGACAAAGCTGGCCTGTCGGCTACGTTACGACCCATTCGTGAAGGCGAACTGCGGTTTCTTCGGGCCTTTTATTACTGGCACATTGTTGAGACCTGGGGTGGTGTACACTTCACGACGCAGGAAACGAATGGCATTGTCTCTACGGCTAACCGGACACCCGTAGAAACGTTTTACAATCAGATTTTTGAGGATTTAAAGATAGCCGCAGCCAATCTGCCCATTACACAGCCACAGTACGGCAAAGTGACGAAAGGGGCCGCACAGGCGTTTCTTGCCCGTATGTATCTAACGCGCGGCATGAATAAAGAAGCGCTGGAAATGGCGCAGGCTGTCCTGGCGAATACGAACTACAAGCTGGAAGCCAACTACGCCGACCTGTGGAAAATGAGTAATCTGAAAACCAAAGAAGCCATCTATGTAGTGGATTACTCGGTGAATCTGGCGCTTAATGATCTGGTCAACACAACATTCAATCCCTACGGTCACGGGCGGGGAAGTAACAACGCACACCTGCTGTTTCTGATGAAGTACGATGACCGGCCCGGCATGACGCGTGACATTCAGAACGGGCGGCCGTTCAACCGCTACATGCCAACGCGCTTCCTGCTCGACCTCTATGGCGATAATGACGCCCGCTACGAAGGTTCATTTAACGAGGTTTGGTTTGCCAACGCCACTACGCGCCCGGCGGGTATGAATCTGGGTGATACGGCCGTTTATTGCAGCCGAAAAGAAATTCCGGATGCTTTTGAAGCGACACGTAAATACCAGACATACGATCGGAGCAAGATTTATAACGCCAACGGAACGGCAAAAGATAATTTGCGCTACCCCAGCCTGTCGAAATTTATGGACCCTACCCGCGCCAGTCTGAACGAAGCTCAGAGCGCCCGCGATGTGTTTGTAATCCGGCTGGCCGAAGTTTACCTGATTGCTGCCGAGGCTCAGATGAAACTTGGCAACTTGCAGGCTGCGGCTGATTATATCAATGTACTGCGCACCAGGGCCGCAAAATCCGGTAAAGCAGCCGCTATGCAAATTACGCCCGCTCAGGTAACCCTCGATTTCATTCTGGATGAGCGCGCTCGTGAGCTGGCTGGCGAGCAAATACGCTGGTTCGACCTGAAACGTACCGGTAAATTGCTGGAACGCATTCGGGCCAATGCTCCCGACAACGCGGTCAATCTTCAGGATTTTCAGGTGTTACGGCCAATTCCACAAACACAGTTGGATGCCATTACCAACAAGACGGAGTTTACGCAAAATCAGGGCTATCAATAG
- a CDS encoding rhamnogalacturonan acetylesterase, translating to MRLFGRVWTLFGLLTLSAYTPPPGKITVYLIGDSTMSIKQVKAYPETGWGMPFAYFFDESVTVDNRAQNGRSTRTFIEENRWQPVVDSLHQGDYVLIQFGHNDEVKTKKSYTTEEEFRKNLIRFITESRARKAIPVLITPVARRQFDASGKIEGTHTVYSELVRAVATESATPLIDLDRQSQELLQTFGVEKSRLLFLQLEPGEHPNYPEGKEDNTHFSELGARKMAGLVLASMKSLKLELANRIVNRQTK from the coding sequence ATGAGATTATTTGGAAGGGTATGGACGTTGTTTGGCCTGCTGACGCTTTCCGCGTACACCCCACCACCCGGCAAGATTACCGTGTATCTGATTGGCGACTCGACCATGTCCATAAAACAGGTGAAAGCCTATCCCGAAACGGGTTGGGGAATGCCCTTCGCCTATTTTTTCGATGAGAGTGTAACCGTCGACAATCGGGCGCAAAACGGCCGTAGCACCCGAACGTTTATCGAAGAAAATCGCTGGCAACCGGTGGTCGACAGCTTACACCAAGGCGACTATGTGCTGATTCAGTTCGGCCACAATGACGAGGTGAAAACCAAGAAAAGTTATACGACGGAAGAAGAGTTCAGGAAAAATCTGATTCGATTCATCACCGAAAGCCGGGCCCGAAAAGCAATTCCCGTACTCATCACACCCGTTGCCCGGCGGCAATTCGACGCGAGTGGAAAGATTGAAGGAACGCATACCGTCTACTCTGAACTAGTACGTGCAGTGGCAACCGAGTCCGCAACGCCATTGATCGATTTAGACCGGCAAAGTCAGGAGTTGCTGCAAACATTCGGTGTCGAAAAGTCCAGACTTCTCTTTCTCCAGTTAGAGCCGGGAGAACATCCTAACTATCCTGAAGGGAAGGAAGATAACACTCATTTTAGTGAACTCGGTGCCCGTAAAATGGCCGGATTAGTGCTGGCCAGTATGAAGTCTCTGAAACTGGAGCTGGCCAATCGAATTGTAAATCGTCAAACGAAGTAA
- a CDS encoding pectinesterase family protein — MSNRLRLLVALLLMAKVAVSQTAPQASPTSPASVTVAQDGSGNFKTIQEAVNSFRDHMQVRVTLYVRNGVYTEKLVIPSWKPNIHIIGESREGVIITGDDYSGKAFPGGKDGTGKDQYSTYTSYTVFVDAPDTKLENLTIRNTAGRVGQAVALHVDGDRFTCKNCILLGNQDTLYAAAEGSRQYYENCFIEGTTDFIFGKSISVFQSCTIKSLSDSFITAAATPDYQRYGFVFLDCKLIADAAAQKVYLGRPWRYKARTIFIRTEMGSHILPVGWDNWGNAANEQTVLYAEQGSTGPGGNSSKRAVWSKQLSSKEAQRYTLTTIFSGPSAWLPTAK, encoded by the coding sequence ATGTCAAATAGACTCCGTTTACTAGTTGCCCTGTTGCTAATGGCAAAAGTTGCTGTTTCCCAGACAGCCCCGCAGGCTTCCCCTACGTCTCCCGCTTCGGTTACCGTGGCCCAGGACGGGAGCGGTAACTTCAAAACCATTCAGGAAGCCGTCAACAGTTTCCGCGATCATATGCAGGTGCGGGTTACACTCTACGTCAGGAATGGAGTATATACCGAAAAGCTGGTCATTCCGTCCTGGAAACCGAACATCCATATCATTGGCGAAAGCAGGGAAGGGGTGATTATAACGGGCGACGATTATTCCGGGAAAGCTTTTCCGGGCGGGAAAGACGGGACTGGCAAGGACCAATACAGCACGTACACATCGTATACGGTCTTCGTCGATGCGCCGGACACGAAACTGGAAAATCTGACCATCCGCAACACGGCCGGAAGAGTTGGCCAGGCCGTGGCACTACACGTTGACGGGGATCGGTTTACCTGTAAAAACTGCATTTTGCTGGGTAATCAGGATACCCTTTACGCGGCAGCCGAAGGCAGTCGTCAGTATTACGAAAATTGCTTCATTGAAGGGACAACCGATTTTATTTTTGGCAAATCGATATCCGTCTTTCAGTCCTGCACCATCAAGAGCCTATCGGACTCGTTTATTACGGCGGCTGCTACGCCCGATTATCAACGCTACGGGTTCGTTTTTCTGGACTGCAAACTAATCGCTGATGCAGCTGCCCAAAAAGTTTATCTGGGGCGTCCCTGGCGCTATAAAGCCAGAACTATTTTTATACGGACAGAGATGGGAAGCCATATCCTGCCAGTAGGTTGGGATAACTGGGGTAATGCAGCAAACGAACAAACGGTGTTATACGCCGAACAGGGTAGCACAGGTCCGGGTGGGAATTCGTCGAAGCGGGCCGTGTGGTCAAAGCAGCTCTCGTCGAAAGAAGCCCAGCGCTACACGTTAACAACCATCTTTTCAGGACCGTCGGCCTGGTTGCCGACTGCCAAATAA
- a CDS encoding glycoside hydrolase family 28 protein, whose amino-acid sequence MTRRYQFLSLVFATLVPFATQAQSTPTYSWANLPKIAQPTFRKDTISILSYGARPDGVTLNTKSINTAIAACSQKGGGVVVVPGGLWMTGPIELKSNVNLHLNKSALLLFTPDKSQYALVEGVYEGKRAARNQSPISGTNLENIAITGQGIVDGNGDVWRAVNKGQLTENQWKAKVTSGGVLKDDGTTWYPSEQFKKVSTESRSMLLSSEKPLSSFEDMKDFLRPNLVVLTSCKKVLLEGVTFQNSAAWCMHPLMCQDLTIRNVTTKNPEYAQNGDGMDIESCKNFLIEGCTLDVGDDAICIKSGKDEEGRKRGMPTENGIIRNNTVYNGHGGFVVGSEMSGGARYIFVSNCTFMGTDKGLRFKSVRGRGGVVEHIYAKDIFMKDIGGEAIFFDLYYFVKFATDGQRDERPVVNEGTPVFRDMKFENIVCNGAKKGVFIRGLPEMAVKNITMEKMVLEADKGVELIDASGIRFTNVRLITKSTKPVILVDNSSNLTFDTIQYDPQASLLFSVLGERSQNIQVKNTDVAKAKTKAEFSKGALEKNLILSSIK is encoded by the coding sequence ATGACTAGACGTTATCAATTTCTCAGCCTCGTATTCGCCACTCTGGTTCCGTTTGCTACTCAGGCCCAATCAACACCAACCTATAGCTGGGCGAATCTCCCGAAGATTGCTCAGCCAACGTTTCGGAAAGACACAATATCGATTCTCTCGTATGGTGCCAGACCCGATGGCGTGACGCTGAATACGAAGTCGATAAACACGGCCATAGCCGCCTGTAGTCAAAAAGGAGGGGGCGTTGTCGTGGTGCCGGGTGGCTTGTGGATGACCGGTCCCATCGAGTTGAAAAGTAATGTCAATCTGCATCTGAATAAGTCGGCTTTGTTATTGTTTACCCCCGACAAAAGCCAATATGCGTTGGTAGAAGGCGTATACGAAGGAAAGCGCGCGGCCCGGAATCAATCGCCGATCTCAGGCACGAATCTGGAAAATATCGCTATCACCGGACAGGGAATTGTGGATGGCAATGGCGATGTATGGCGGGCCGTCAACAAAGGGCAACTGACAGAAAATCAATGGAAGGCGAAAGTAACCTCAGGCGGGGTGCTGAAAGACGATGGCACGACCTGGTATCCCAGCGAGCAGTTCAAAAAGGTGAGCACCGAGAGCCGGAGTATGCTCTTATCTTCTGAGAAGCCGCTATCGAGTTTCGAGGACATGAAAGACTTTTTACGACCAAATCTGGTCGTGCTGACCAGTTGCAAAAAAGTGCTGCTGGAAGGCGTTACGTTCCAGAACTCGGCCGCCTGGTGTATGCACCCTCTGATGTGCCAGGATCTTACGATACGGAATGTAACCACCAAAAACCCAGAATACGCCCAGAATGGCGATGGGATGGATATCGAGTCCTGCAAGAACTTTCTGATCGAAGGCTGTACGCTTGATGTGGGCGATGATGCCATCTGTATCAAATCCGGTAAGGATGAGGAAGGACGCAAGCGGGGCATGCCAACCGAGAATGGGATCATCCGCAATAACACGGTCTATAACGGACATGGCGGGTTTGTGGTGGGTAGTGAAATGAGCGGTGGAGCCCGATACATTTTTGTGTCGAACTGCACGTTTATGGGTACCGACAAAGGGTTGAGGTTCAAATCAGTACGTGGTAGGGGCGGGGTGGTAGAGCATATCTACGCTAAAGATATTTTTATGAAGGATATCGGTGGGGAGGCCATCTTCTTCGACCTGTATTACTTCGTCAAATTCGCCACAGACGGACAGCGCGATGAACGTCCGGTCGTCAACGAAGGAACGCCGGTTTTTCGGGATATGAAGTTTGAGAACATTGTCTGCAATGGCGCGAAGAAAGGCGTATTTATTCGCGGACTGCCCGAAATGGCGGTTAAAAATATAACGATGGAAAAGATGGTGCTGGAAGCCGATAAAGGGGTGGAGCTGATCGATGCGAGCGGTATCCGTTTTACCAATGTCCGGCTTATCACCAAAAGCACGAAGCCCGTTATTCTGGTCGATAACAGCAGTAACTTGACTTTCGACACCATTCAATACGACCCTCAGGCCAGTCTGCTGTTTTCTGTACTTGGCGAACGTAGCCAGAACATTCAGGTAAAAAATACAGATGTAGCCAAGGCCAAAACCAAAGCCGAGTTTAGCAAGGGCGCGCTGGAAAAAAACCTGATTCTGTCCTCGATCAAATAA